A genomic window from Prunus persica cultivar Lovell chromosome G2, Prunus_persica_NCBIv2, whole genome shotgun sequence includes:
- the LOC18787474 gene encoding RNA-binding protein 24-B isoform X2 translates to MSQPRQFQMVGSNINNPGQYNDTTFTKIFVGGLAWETQRETMRRYFEQFGEILEAVVITDKNTGRSKGYGFVTFKDSEAAMRACQNPSPVIDGRRANCNLASLGAQKTRPPTPHQQHGAGRFRPAHGLVAPPAYHGSSSPYFHQPTGQYTFPYSAYGYTGYSQDSMYPMNYYSVYGGQQFSPYYTTTGASGPTGMYQNVYPLYAQYAQSSSQAHGLGVQYPQMVQYPYLPHQPYAAGSTAGILSLPSSMPITTTTTTTTGTTTAAATGAGASSQASAANSEQNSST, encoded by the exons ATGTCTCAACCAAGGCAATTTCAGATGGTGGGTAGTAACATTAATAATCCTGGCCAATACAATGACACAACTTTCACCAAAATCTTTGTTGGTGGGTTGGCTTGGGAGACTCAGAGGGAGACTATGAGAAGGTATTTTGAACAGTTTGGAGAGATCTTAGAGGCTGTTGTGATTACAGATAAGAACACTGGGAGGTCCAAGGGTTATGGATTT GTTACATTTAAGGATTCAGAGGCAGCCATGAGAGCATGTCAAAATCCATCCCCTGTGATTGATGGAAGGAGGGCAAATTGCAATCTTGCATCTCTTGGTGCACAAAAGACTCGTCCCCCAACTCCTCATCAGCAGCATG GTGCAGGAAGGTTCAGACCAGCACATGGGTTGGTGGCTCCACCTGCTTATCATGGCTCTTCATCACCATACTTCCATCAACCAACTGGTCAATACACATTTCCTTATTCAGCTTATGG GTACACTGGATATTCACAAGATTCCATGTATCCCATg AATTATTATAGTGTTTATGGTGGTCAACAATTCTCACCTTATTACACCACAACTGGGGCATCAGGGCCAACTGGCATGTACCAAAATGTCTACCCATTATATGCTCAGTATGCACAGAGCAGTAGCCAGGCTCATGGTCTTGGAGTTCAATATCCCCAAATGGTACAGTACCCATATTTGCCTCATCAGCCTTATGCTGCTGGTTCCACAGCTGggattctctctcttccttcttcaATGCCAattaccaccaccacaactACCACCACAG GTacaacaacagcagcagcaactgGTGCTGGTGCTTCTTCACAAGCCTCTGCAGCCAATTCTGAACAGAATTCTTCAACTTAA
- the LOC18787474 gene encoding UBP1-associated proteins 1A isoform X1 codes for MSQPRQFQMVGSNINNPGQYNDTTFTKIFVGGLAWETQRETMRRYFEQFGEILEAVVITDKNTGRSKGYGFVTFKDSEAAMRACQNPSPVIDGRRANCNLASLGAQKTRPPTPHQQHGAGRFRPAHGLVAPPAYHGSSSPYFHQPTGQYTFPYSAYGIIIVFMVVNNSHLITPQLGHQGQLACTKMSTHYMLSMHRAVARLMVLEFNIPKWYSTHICLISLMLLVPQLGFSLFLLQCQLPPPQLPPQVQQQQQQLVLVLLHKPLQPILNRILQLKCLQREKKKTMSSLQG; via the exons ATGTCTCAACCAAGGCAATTTCAGATGGTGGGTAGTAACATTAATAATCCTGGCCAATACAATGACACAACTTTCACCAAAATCTTTGTTGGTGGGTTGGCTTGGGAGACTCAGAGGGAGACTATGAGAAGGTATTTTGAACAGTTTGGAGAGATCTTAGAGGCTGTTGTGATTACAGATAAGAACACTGGGAGGTCCAAGGGTTATGGATTT GTTACATTTAAGGATTCAGAGGCAGCCATGAGAGCATGTCAAAATCCATCCCCTGTGATTGATGGAAGGAGGGCAAATTGCAATCTTGCATCTCTTGGTGCACAAAAGACTCGTCCCCCAACTCCTCATCAGCAGCATG GTGCAGGAAGGTTCAGACCAGCACATGGGTTGGTGGCTCCACCTGCTTATCATGGCTCTTCATCACCATACTTCCATCAACCAACTGGTCAATACACATTTCCTTATTCAGCTTATGG AATTATTATAGTGTTTATGGTGGTCAACAATTCTCACCTTATTACACCACAACTGGGGCATCAGGGCCAACTGGCATGTACCAAAATGTCTACCCATTATATGCTCAGTATGCACAGAGCAGTAGCCAGGCTCATGGTCTTGGAGTTCAATATCCCCAAATGGTACAGTACCCATATTTGCCTCATCAGCCTTATGCTGCTGGTTCCACAGCTGggattctctctcttccttcttcaATGCCAattaccaccaccacaactACCACCACAG GTacaacaacagcagcagcaactgGTGCTGGTGCTTCTTCACAAGCCTCTGCAGCCAATTCTGAACAGAATTCTTCAACTTAAATGTctacagagagagaaaaaaaaaacaatgtctTCTTTACAAGGCTAA
- the LOC18787594 gene encoding 60S acidic ribosomal protein P1 → MSVSELACTYAALVLHDDGIPITAEKIATLVKAANVTVESYWPGLFAKLAEKRNIEDLILNVGAGGGGGAVAVAAPGAGAAAPAAAPAAEEKKEEPKEESDDDMGFSLFD, encoded by the exons ATGTCAGTCTCAGAGCTTGCTTGCACTTACGCCGCCCTAGTCCTCCATGACGATGGCATCCCCATCACT GCTGAGAAGATTGCAACATTGGTGAAAGCTGCCAATGTCACAGTTGAGTCCTACTGGCCTGGATTGTTCGCTAAGCTCGCCGAGAAGCGAAACATTGAGGACCTTATTCTGAATGTCGGTGCCGGAGGGGGTGGTGGTGCAGTTGCTGTTGCCGCCCCAGGTGCAGGTGCCGCTGCCCCTGCTGCTGCTCCCGCAGCAGAGGAGAAGAAG GAGGAACCCAAGGAAGAAAGTGATGACGATATGGGATTCAGCTTGTTTGATTAG
- the LOC18785206 gene encoding granule-bound starch synthase 1, chloroplastic/amyloplastic, whose translation MATVTASSFASTSSNVSYGAVSSVSEPKTGYKKMGFGKQAMTHNGLRALNTVDELRVKIMGNSIARQARSKSFNSTRTGSRPAGTIVCGSGMNLVFLGTEVGPWSKTGGLGDVLGGLPPAMAANGHRVMTVSPRYDQYKDAWDTEVTIEVKVGEKTEKVRFFHCYKRGVDRVFVDHPLFLEKVWGKTASKIYGPIAGEDFKDNQLRFSLLCRAALEAPRVLNLNSSKYFSGPYGEEVVFIANDWHTALLPCYLKAIYQPKGIYRSAKVAFCIHNIAYQGRFASADFALLNLPDEFKSSFDFIDGYDKPVKGRKINWMKAGILESDKVLTVSPYYAEELVSTVEKGVELDNVIRKAGILGIVNGMDVQEWNPLTDKYTAAKYDASTVTDAKPLLKEALQAEVGLPVDRDIPVIGFIGRLEEQKGSDILIEAIPHFIKENVQIIVLGTGKKPMEKQLEQLEIKYPDKARGVAKFNVPLAHMITAGADFMLVPSRFEPCGLIQLHAMRYGTVPIVASTGGLVDTVKEGFTGFQMGGFNVECEVVDPADVQAIATTVTRALGTYGTPAFTEIIGNCMAQDLSWKGPAKKWEEVLLNLGVVDSEPGIDGEEIAPLAKENIATP comes from the exons ATGGCAACTGTCACTGCTTCAAGCTTTGCCTCAACAAGTTCCAATGTCAGCTATGGCGCTGTATCTTCTGTATCAGAGCCTAAAACGGGATATAAGAAAATGGGTTTTGGAAAACAGGCCATGACTCACAATGGGTTAAGAGCTTTGAACACAGTGGACGAGCTCCGCGTCAAAATCATGGGAAATTCAATTGCAAGGCAAGCAAGGAGCAAATCTTTCAACAGTACTAGGACTGGTTCAAGACCGGCAGGAACCATTGTTTGTGGAAGTGGGATGAATTTAGTGTTTCTGGGAACAGAAGTTGGCCCATGGAGCAAAACTGGTGGACTTGGAGATGTTCTTGGAGGCCTGCCACCAGCTATGGCA GCAAATGGCCATCGAGTGATGACTGTTTCTCCGCGATACGACCAGTACAAAGATGCATGGGATACAGAAGTTACAATTGAG GTTAAAGTGggagaaaaaactgaaaaggtTCGCTTCTTTCATTGCTACAAAAGAGGAGTTGATCGTGTGTTTGTGGATCACCCACTGTTTCTTGAAAAG GTTTGGGGAAAAACTGCATCCAAAATCTACGGACCCATTGCTGGAGAGGATTTCAAGGACAACCAACTTAGATTCAGCCTGCTATGCCGG GCAGCTCTAGAAGCACCAAGAGTTCTGAACCTTAACAGCAGCAAATATTTTTCGGGACCATATG GAGAAGAAGTCGTTTTCATTGCCAACGATTGGCACACTGCCCTCCTCCCATGCTACCTGAAAGCCATATACCAACCTAAAGGCATATACAGAAGTGCTAAA GTAGCCTTTTGCATTCACAACATTGCTTATCAAGGCAGATTCGCATCCGCAGACTTCGCACTTCTCAATCTACCAGATGAATTCAAAAGctcctttgatttcattgatGG CTATGACAAGCCAGTGAAGGGGAGGAAAATTAACTGGATGAAAGCTGGAATTTTAGAATCAGACAAGGTCTTGACTGTTAGCCCATACTATGCTGAAGAACTAGTTTCTACAGTTGAAAAAGGAGTCGAATTGGACAACGTTATTCGGAAAGCTGGAATTCTTGGAATTGTGAATGGCATGGACGTCCAGGAGTGGAATCCATTAACTGACAAGTATACAGCTGCCAAATATGATGCTTCAACT GTGACTGATGCAAAGCCTCTGTTGAAAGAAGCCCTCCAAGCAGAAGTGGGATTGCCAGTGGACAGAGACATCCCTGTCATAGGTTTCATTGGTCGGCTTGAAGAGCAGAAAGGTTCAGATATTCTGATAGAAGCCATTCCCCATTTTATCAAAGAGAATGTTCAGATCATAGTCCTC GGGACTGGCAAAAAGCCGATGGAGAAGCAGCTTGAACAGTTGGAGATAAAATACCCTGACAAAGCCCGGGGAGTAGCAAAGTTCAATGTTCCTCTGGCTCATATGATAACAGCCGGAGCTGATTTTATGTTGGTTCCAAGCAGATTTGAGCCTTGCGGTCTCATTCAGTTGCATGCCATGCGTTACGGAACT GTGCCAATTGTTGCCTCAACTGGTGGGTTGGTAGACACTGTTAAAGAAGGATTCACTGGATTTCAAATGGGAGGTTTCAATGTGGAA TGTGAAGTTGTTGATCCTGCGGATGTACAAGCGATTGCAACTACTGTCACAAGAGCCCTTGGAACTTATGGAACCCCAGCTTTTACTGAGATCATAGGCAACTGCATGGCTCAAGATTTATCATGGAAG GGGCCTGCCAAGAAATGGGAGGAAGTGCTGCTAAATTTGGGTGTTGTTGACAGCGAACCCGGGATCGATGGTGAGGAAATTGCACCACTCGCCAAGGAAAACATCGCAACGCCATGA